Genomic window (Cygnus olor isolate bCygOlo1 chromosome 18, bCygOlo1.pri.v2, whole genome shotgun sequence):
ggggggggggcacaatCTCCCTAATGTCCCCAAAATCTTGCAAATTGGCACTGGTCCCATCCCCAGCCCTTCCCGACACTCACCCCTGGTGCACAGCCCCCGGGGTGAAGAGCTCACAGACGGCCACCCCCAGCTCTGCGGGGAAAGCAGGGCAGAGAGAGCCTCACCCGCAGGCCCCAGCAGCGGGACCCCCGTGTTATCGGGGTGAGGAGGGCACCCCAGCTCCTTCACAGGGCTGGGCCGGAGGCATCCCCAGGGGAGCAGTGCTTGGGGCCACCCGAGGGGGACCCAGGCACTGCAGTgggtgcagcagagcagggagctccaGCTGGGACTCTCCTTACCCCTCCTGcacccctgccaccccccccagggctgccccaggaCCCTGTCCCCCGACTTACTGGACATACCCgggaagggcaggagctgggctcccCTCCGCTGCTCCACATCAGCCTCCAAGTCAAACCTGAGCCTCTCCACGCCCgccaccagctcctgcatggccccagctccagccagaggcacccccagcccagcctcccaAAGGAGCACGATCACAGCGCCCAACCTGGGCCCCAGCAGCGCTCAGAaacctcccttcctcctccttcctcctcctccccaaaacagagcaaacccagcccaggcaggagcCCGGCGCCCTCCATTTAGAGGGAGAAGCCGCCCGCATCTGATCTCAATTTGCAGCCGGGATTGCCTGGTGCCGCAGCCCAGCTGCGGGGAGCTCAGCCCCAGGCCCCAGCCGCTTGCAGCCTGTAATTGCCTCGGTGCTGACATTTGCTTCTTCTCCGCCCGGCTCTGCACCGAGAGCAGCTGGCCGGCGGCCCCTGACCCTCAGTGGGGTCTGCTGGGGCCGACCATGGGGGCTAACCCCTCACCCCGGGGGCTAACCCCTCACCCTGGGctttctgctcagcagagaGCCCAAAACCAGAGCTGAACGTGGCCTGCACGCTGTCATTGAGAGCAAGGGATGGAGCCTGCGGGTTTTTTGTTGCACTCCGAGTGCTCTGAGCCTTGCTGGGTGACGCAGAGCAGCACCGGCCCCAGTCCCGCTTTGCACTGCCCGCAGGACACGGCCACGTCCCCAGGCTCCCAGTGGGGACACCCAGCTCACACCTCGCACCCCCAGGAGAACCCCTTCAGCCCCCGCCGggggccaggctgcagcagcacgtGTGGGACACGGCCCCGTTGCGGGGCCACATCCTGGGGGGCACCccgagcagcccccccccccgtgccagGCGTCACCGCACACCCCGGCCCTCCTCCATCACGCACGTCCCCATCATGCGCCCGGAGCGACAGGGCCTGACACATCGGGGACGGAGACCTGCTCCCATTCTGTCACCGGCGATAAACGCACTGGACCAGTGCCGCCCGCCTGCCGAGCGCtgccggcggggccgcggcctcGCACcatgcaccccccccccccccccccagcaccactggTTGTGCCGGCCACGTCCCCACTGGCCAGACGCTTGCTGGCATGGCCGAGGTGCTGGTGGTTACTCGCCGCTAGCCCTAGCCCCGTGGTGCTGGCCCTgcactggggctgctgccccgtCCCAGTGAGCGGGGCCGTGTCCCGCGGTGCAGCGCCTGCTTTCTGCCCCGTCGGCTCGTGGCAGCGCGGTGCTGCCGAGCGGGAGGCTGGAGCCGACAGGCGTCACAGCGATGGCGATGGCTGCGTGACGGCAGCACGGCCGCCCCGCGGCTCCCCCTCTGCACAGCACCCTCCGGGAAGGGGCACAGACCCCAGAGACCTTCCTGCTCGCTAAGGGACAGCAGGAGCCGGCTTCCCCCTGACCTCCCAGCGGGCAGGGATCAGCACCCATCGGCTCAGGAGGGACGCTCAGGGCAGGGTGCAGGGACCCCAGTACCACGGAGCAGGATGAGGGGATCACACAGGCGCCGGGAGCGGGGCAGAGGCACCCCGGTGAGCTCAGAGCAGCCGCTGGCCgggcagccagctgcagctgctgttgttcTCCCCAGCCCGGACAATAGCCCTATGTCCCACGCCGCGGGGCATTGTATCGGCCCTGGCTCATGCACAGGACCCCATTGTGTCCCCACTGCAGCACAGTGCCTGCTCCCACCAGTAGCACCCGCCAGTCCCCACAGGGCGATCCCTTGGGCAGGTCCCGGGGAGCCCAAGTGCTCTGGGGCTGCTGACCCCATCTGTAGCAGCGGGACCGGGCAGGGAAGGCAGCCCTCGTGCTGGCAGAGCCCTGTTCACGCACAGAAATCCTGCCgtgggatggggacaccccCTGAGCTGGATTCAGCCCCTCCATCCACCCACACAagggctggcaggggctgcggcagctctgcagggctcagAGCAGGGCACTGAGGACACCCGCGGGAGCAGGAAAGTTTCCTCACCACcacctttcctctctccctggCTCGAATcgggcaggctgcaggaggagagaggcGGCTTGGCACTGCCGCCCCTTGGCAGGAGCCGGCCTGGCCGGAGGGGCACAGCCCGGAGCCAGATCCGGCCAGCAGGAGCTCGCCGCTTCCCCCGCTGCGATGGGCAGATAAAGCACGGCCACGGGCACCGAGAGGAGGCCGGGCTGgcgcagctcctgcagggccagggctgcagcGAGGACGGAGGAGGCAGGACAGGGCCCGGGGGTGGCAGCGGCACGGAGAAACCCCATCCCTGCACCAAACCTCGTGCAGAACGCAACCCCACCACCCCCCTCCAGGAACTCAGGCCACTGCTGTCACTacaatttccttttattctttgcatttttacatACACGGTATAAAACCCTCCTCTTCCACCCGCCTGCACCAGCCAGACcggccccagggctgcagccaccagcacgAGGGCTCAGCCCGACCCGGGGGTCCTGGGCACCCCTCCCGTGGGGACAGGCCCCCACTGGTGTCCCCACCACAACTGGGAGCACCTGGGGCTGCGCGTTCCGGAGGGTGGCTGGCCACAGAAACGCTGGGATGGATCCATCCATCAGACAGATGGGGAGCAAGCCCCCACTGCAGCACGGGGCCGGAGGCTCTCAGACTGCACAAAGTCCCGAAGAAAcccgggagctggagctgcctgcGGGCCTGGAGCCCTCCGCATGGTGCAGAGCTCCGAGCTCCAGAGCCAAGTCCTTCCTCGTAGGAAATTTCCCCTccgttaaaaaaacaaaagcaggagtAAAGAAAGTTAGGTACAAATCAGAGAGCAGTAAAAACTGTacggcagaaaaaaaaaatatacatacattacTAGAGGGGCTACAACTTTGAAGCCTCATCTTGTTTGATCCTATTGCTTTACATaggcgggggggtggggaaaaaaagcgcTAGCATCCAAAGTCCAACAGAAAGAACCAAGATTGAGTCCGCTTCCCTCTCCCGGGCCGTGCTGGAGTTTTCCTGGGGGCGGAGAGCCAGCGGGGAGCCCCGGGAGCGAGCGCTGTCCTGCCGCTGCACATCCACCCTGGGACGGGCACGGGGACGGACACTGGCCCGccgggaggggagagggaaggggcgAGGAGTGAAGTCTTCCCCAGTGCCGTCGATTCCAGCATCGGGTTCTCCGGCCCCGTGTCCAAGCAACCGCAAATGAGAACCAGACCCCTTGGCTCGGCCGCCCGCCTTATACCCTGATCTCGTCGTCGTCTTCGTCGGCGAACGAGAACTCCTTGTCGGGGCGCTTCGGGGGGCCCCGCTGGCTCTGTGCCCCCGGGAGGGGGCTGCGCTCCTCCGGCCCCGAGGCGCAGCTGGACGCCGAACTGCTGTCCCTGGGGCCGCGGCCACCGGCGCTGCGGGACGGGCTCTGGCTCTGCAAGGCCACCGGGGAGCCGGGCAGGGCGGCTCCCACCTCCTCGCGGCTCTCCTCCGCGTCAGGGTCTTCGTCCTGCTCCCACTGCTCCTTATCCATGATGCTCAGGACGTCCCCGAGCATGGAGGGCCCCAGGTCGATGTGGAAGGACATGATGGACTCGGCGTGCTTCATGCCCGCCCCGCTCTTGGCCACCACGACGGGCAGCTCCGTGATGTCCCCGAAGTCGCGCTCGTCCAAGCTGGGGCTCAGCGGCCCGGCGGCCGCCCCGTTGAGGCGCTGCTGCTCTTCGGGGCTCATCTCCTCCGGCATCTTCTTGacggggctggaggagaggctCTTGGGCAGCTGCCCCGCGCTCCTGTCCACCTCCTTCTCGttgagctggggcagggacacGGCGTTCTTCACGAAGAGCGCCGAGTCCCGCAGCGAGCCCAGCATGTCCCGCCGGTCACCCCGCGTCACCGACTGCGAGCGCTTGCTGCTGCGGAAGCGGCGGGACAGGAGGCTGGGTTTGGAGGCTCCCGGCTCCTCGCCGGCCTCCGGCCCGGGCTCCCCGGCCTTGCTGGTGAGGAAGGAGGTGTCCCCGAAGGCGTCCCCGGCCCGGCCCACGTGCATGGTGTGCCGAAAGTCCCCCAGCGGCGCGCTGATCATCTCGGCCGTCAGGTCGGCCCGCGAGCGCCGCTTGGAGTGGGCCGAGTTGGAGACGAGCTGCTTGAGGATGGGCATGGTCCCGGTGGGGTGGCCGAGGGGATGTCACACGCCCTGCAGGCCCGGCCGGTGCTCACGTCTGCTGCTCCGTGTCTGGGCTCCCAGCCGGCGTCACGGACGGGTCACTCCTGGGGGACAAGAGAGGGACACGGTCAGGCCTCGAGGACACCGATGGGCACAGATCTACTGACACCAGCCCTCACCCTGCCAGGCTGCAAAACACAACCCCGTGCCCGCAAACGGCTCTGGTACCCTGGGGAAAAGCATCTGCTGCTCCACACAGGACGGTGCCACACGGGGGACAGGTCCCCAGACCCCCCACATCCCGCTCTGTCCCCACAGCGGTGCCAGTCCCCATCCACAGAGCAGACGcagaagggctgcaggagaAAGACGGGGGCACAGGGATGCAGCAGGACGGTCCCCGAGCCACGTGAGCACGACACCGCAGCCCCACAGCGTCCCCTCGCCCTGTCCCACGGTGACCCACGAGTGGGGACACCCGGTGCTGCGGCCTCGCTCGCGCCCAggtctcccttcccctcccggGCCGAACAACAGCGCTTCGTGGCTGCTTTGgagacagagccaggacagcaaACGTGGCCTGGCCACAGGGACCCTCCACAGCTCTGCGTcgcagcagggatggggacagcagcGCCACATCCCACCCTGCAACCCCCCACAGCCCTCCTactctccctgctccccaaaaAGCACGAGCTGACTCTCACAGCAGCCGGATCCGCAGTGGCACGCCGAGCGATCCCGCTGCGCCTCGGGGACAGACACAAAGAGGGGCACCGAGGGCACCCggtgccccctccccacgcagccccagccccccggAGAGGGGCACGGCAGCGCTCGAGCCTCTGGGAGCCGCACGCCGAGAAGAtgcctgggatttttttttttttttttttttaattgaaagaaagCAGGGAGGAGCAGCCGCCAGGAGGAATTGGAAACAGACGGCAGGAAGTGTGTGAGGAGGGCGTAGAGCCCCCGGGAGGCACCGCCGGGCCAGCGGCGTGCTGAGGGGAGCAGCACGGGGAGCGGGGATGGCTCCCGCATCCTCACGCACCTGGCAGCACGGGGACATGCGGACACAGCCTTGGTGCTGCCCCCGagcaccccaaagccccccgCGCCGCTCCTCGCTGCCCGCCCACCCGGTGCTGAGCCCACACGCGTGCCAGGTTCCTGGGCCCACCCTCGCTGCGCCGTCCCATGCACGGCCACCTCATCGTCACCGCTGTGACTCAGGGGTGACAATTCACAGCAGAGATGACAAAGGGCCTCTCCGTTCCTCTTTCCCACGGCCCGGCAGCAGGACGGCCACCTCCGTCCCCGGTGCCGCCAGCCGCCCcatccagcccagccccggTGGCCCCCGCAGGAGGGGGACAAGGACAGCGACCACGTCACCGCATCCCGGCTTCCCGTGGCGTCAGGCAGCCCCAGGTGGTCCGGGGAGGGGCTGCCGGGGAGGAAGAGCTCGGGGAGGAAGAGCTCGCAGCCGCCCGCTTCCTCCCCTCGGGCATCGCCGGCGACACCACGGCCCCGTGACGCTCACGGGGAAGGGGACAACGTCTGGAAGCGTGGCCCCTGCACAACCCAGCTACGTACCCGCTCGGCCGGACACCCCCACGGCCGCGGCACCTGCCCCCCGGCACGTCCCAGAGCTGCCCCCGCGACACCCGGTTTTCCCCTGCCACGCAGCCGAGCCGGTCCCGTGTGGGCAGGACGGACTCTGACCCCACGCGGGTGCAAAGTCCCAGCGCCCAGCCCCTTTCTCGCCCAGCCCCACTGCGCCCAGCCCCTGCTCGGGGCCACCACGCTCCACAGCGGCTCCTGAGGCCACGatggcctggggggggggggcttgaAGGGGACACCCCCGGAGCACGGCAGGGTGCAAGCAGGGCGCAGCAGCCGCTCTGCCGCATCCCATCGCCTTCTTGCCCAGCGCAACCACCTCAAACCAAGCGCTGGcaggctccttcctccccttccctccccacatTTGTACGCGGAGGCAGCTCGCTGGACTGCCAGCGTCTCGCACAGGCCGAGCGCGTGTGCGTGGCACAGACATTTCCCCTCGGCAAGGGTCTCCTTTCAGGCCAGCATTCCTGCAGCCTTTGGttttacataaaacaaacactCCCGGCAAGCTCCCCAGCTGGGCCAGGCAACTGTGCTGCTGATTTAGGCCATCTGGGGACTGTCCCTCCCTTGTATTTAGATTTCGGGGCCAAGTTCAGCATTTGCGAGATACTTTGCAAGCCTCGGTGAAGGGGCCACCGGGAGGTTCGAGCGTTACCGGCGCGGCCTCCCCGGCCAGAAGCTCTCCATCACCGTCAGCCTCCGAACAAGCTGCGTCCTCCCTCGAGGCTCCTGCCCACGAACCCTTTTCGTGGCGGCC
Coding sequences:
- the CDC42EP4 gene encoding cdc42 effector protein 4 yields the protein MPILKQLVSNSAHSKRRSRADLTAEMISAPLGDFRHTMHVGRAGDAFGDTSFLTSKAGEPGPEAGEEPGASKPSLLSRRFRSSKRSQSVTRGDRRDMLGSLRDSALFVKNAVSLPQLNEKEVDRSAGQLPKSLSSSPVKKMPEEMSPEEQQRLNGAAAGPLSPSLDERDFGDITELPVVVAKSGAGMKHAESIMSFHIDLGPSMLGDVLSIMDKEQWEQDEDPDAEESREEVGAALPGSPVALQSQSPSRSAGGRGPRDSSSASSCASGPEERSPLPGAQSQRGPPKRPDKEFSFADEDDDEIRV